The Rhodopseudomonas palustris genome window below encodes:
- a CDS encoding TRAP transporter large permease has protein sequence MTVLGIGISYGLATLAAMFSGMPIAFALGAVALVFMAIYMPHASLDTVTQNVYEEMASITLLSIPLFILKGAAIGKSRAGQDLYSALHAWLHRVPGGLGVANVFACALFAAMAGSSPATCSAIGSAGIPEMRKRGYSGGFAAGIIAAGGTLGILLPPSITMILFAVAAEKSLGRLFLAGIGPGLLLVVLFGLYAVVRFRREYALAKELYDQTGQTSPILTRETYTMAQRFGALPRVLPFVILLTGVMIALYGGYATPSETAGLGGLLALLLIALIYGVWKPSDLSPIMTSTVRESTMLMMIIGMSLLYSYVMSYLHISQSAAEAIVAMQLPRWGLLVAILALVVVLGFFLPPVSIILMTAPIILPPLRAAGFDIIWFGVVMTIVMEMGLIHPPVGLNIFVIRNVAPDIPLSEVIWGTLPFVLLMMFAVLLLCLVPGISTWLPDLVMGPESLR, from the coding sequence GTGACAGTCCTCGGTATTGGTATCAGCTACGGCCTCGCCACGCTGGCGGCGATGTTCTCCGGCATGCCGATCGCATTTGCACTCGGCGCCGTCGCCCTGGTGTTCATGGCGATCTACATGCCGCACGCCTCGCTCGATACGGTGACGCAGAACGTCTACGAGGAAATGGCGTCGATCACGCTGCTGTCGATCCCGCTGTTCATCCTGAAGGGCGCGGCGATCGGCAAATCCCGCGCCGGCCAGGACCTGTACTCCGCCCTGCACGCCTGGCTGCATCGCGTGCCCGGCGGGCTCGGCGTCGCCAACGTGTTCGCTTGCGCGCTGTTCGCCGCGATGGCCGGCTCGTCGCCGGCGACCTGTTCGGCGATCGGCTCGGCCGGCATCCCCGAGATGCGCAAGCGCGGTTATTCCGGTGGCTTCGCAGCCGGGATCATTGCGGCCGGCGGCACGCTCGGCATCCTGCTGCCGCCGTCGATCACAATGATCCTGTTCGCAGTCGCGGCGGAAAAGTCTCTCGGCCGGCTGTTCCTCGCCGGCATCGGCCCGGGCCTGCTGCTTGTGGTGCTGTTCGGCCTGTATGCGGTGGTTCGCTTCCGCCGCGAATACGCGCTCGCCAAAGAGCTTTACGACCAGACCGGCCAGACCTCGCCGATCCTCACCCGCGAGACCTACACCATGGCGCAGCGCTTCGGCGCGCTGCCGCGGGTGCTGCCGTTCGTCATCCTGCTCACCGGCGTGATGATCGCGCTGTACGGCGGCTACGCGACGCCGTCGGAAACCGCAGGTCTCGGCGGCTTGCTGGCACTGCTGCTGATCGCGCTGATCTATGGGGTGTGGAAGCCTTCCGACCTGTCGCCGATCATGACCTCCACGGTGCGCGAGTCGACCATGCTGATGATGATCATCGGCATGTCGCTGCTGTACTCCTACGTGATGAGCTATCTGCACATCTCGCAGTCGGCCGCCGAAGCCATCGTGGCGATGCAGCTGCCGCGCTGGGGGCTGCTGGTGGCGATCCTGGCGCTGGTGGTGGTGCTCGGCTTCTTCCTGCCGCCGGTGTCGATCATCCTGATGACCGCGCCGATCATCCTGCCGCCGCTGCGCGCCGCCGGCTTCGACATCATCTGGTTCGGCGTGGTGATGACCATCGTGATGGAGATGGGCCTGATCCATCCACCGGTCGGCCTCAACATCTTCGTCATCCGCAACGTCGCCCCCGACATCCCGCTGTCCGAGGTGATCTGGGGCACGCTGCCATTCGTGCTGCTGATGATGTTCGCGGTGCTGCTGCTGTGCCTGGTGCCCGGGATCTCGACCTGGCTGCCGGATCTGGTGATGGGGCCGGAGAGCCTCAGATAG
- a CDS encoding TRAP transporter small permease: MMHGPVPGQPDPTSAAQRETGGPLGHALALVNRAILVLAAIALVVACGILSYSVAVRSLFHSATYWQDEAAVFLLVGATFLTAAFVQSQRCHIGIEAFTGLLPPAVNRIRLLLVDIASLAFCGFFAWKSWTLTHEAYVDGQVSNSIWSPPLAIPYALMAAGMTLLCLQIAVQIVNSFGRIKRA, from the coding sequence ATGATGCACGGACCAGTTCCGGGCCAGCCGGATCCGACCAGCGCCGCGCAGCGCGAGACCGGCGGCCCGCTCGGCCACGCGCTGGCGCTGGTGAACCGCGCGATTCTGGTGCTGGCGGCGATCGCGCTGGTGGTCGCCTGCGGCATCCTCAGCTACAGCGTGGCAGTGCGCAGCCTGTTCCACAGCGCGACCTACTGGCAGGATGAGGCCGCGGTGTTCCTGCTGGTCGGCGCCACCTTCCTCACCGCCGCCTTCGTGCAGAGCCAGCGTTGCCATATCGGTATCGAGGCGTTCACCGGCCTGCTGCCGCCGGCGGTGAACCGCATCCGGCTGTTGCTGGTCGACATCGCCAGCCTCGCCTTCTGCGGCTTCTTCGCCTGGAAATCCTGGACGCTGACGCACGAGGCTTATGTCGACGGCCAGGTTTCGAATTCGATCTGGTCGCCGCCGCTCGCCATCCCCTACGCGCTGATGGCCGCCGGCATGACGCTGCTGTGCCTACAGATCGCGGTGCAGATCGTGAACTCATTCGGCAGGATCAAGCGCGCGTGA